The following are from one region of the Mycolicibacterium diernhoferi genome:
- a CDS encoding ABC transporter substrate-binding protein/permease, with the protein MTPLLRRTVHPLLAVLLALLACSIGLAAPAAADQCAPPGIDSASALPTNLAAAAQGPGADKYTTPGVVPLDSIDTAALRLATPGVLTVGTLSDAPPSICINAASQFTGFDNEVLRAIADKLGLRINFVGTDFSGLLAQVASGRFDVGSSSITTTDARRQTVGFTNGYDFGYFSLVVPSGSPITSFSELAAGQRIGVVQGTVQEAYVVDTLGLDPVKFPDYNTVYGSLKTRQIDAWVAPSQQAVGTVQPGDPVEIIENTFSLDNFVAYAVAKENQPLIDALNSGLDAVIADGTWSRLYTDWVPRALPPGWKPGSKAAPAPQLPDFAAIAAERPQNTTPGAPTAPRSVLGQLADSFLNWDLYRQAIPDLFKTGLPNTLILTAGAAVIGVVLGLLLAVAGISRSRLLRWPARVYTDIFRGLPEVVIILIIGLGIGPIVGGITGNNPYPLGIAALGLMSAAYVGEIFRSGIQSVETGQMEASRALGFSYSASMQLVIIPQGIRRVLPALVNQFISLLKASSLVYFLGLVANQRELFQVGRDLNAQTGNLSPLVAAGLFYLILTIPLTHLVNVIDARLRTGKQPAPIQEEMI; encoded by the coding sequence ATGACCCCGTTGCTTCGCCGGACCGTGCACCCGTTGCTGGCGGTACTGCTCGCCCTCCTGGCCTGCTCGATCGGGTTGGCCGCGCCGGCCGCCGCGGATCAGTGCGCCCCGCCCGGTATCGACAGCGCCAGTGCGCTGCCCACCAACCTGGCCGCGGCCGCGCAAGGCCCCGGGGCCGACAAGTACACCACCCCCGGCGTCGTACCCCTGGACAGCATCGACACCGCCGCGCTGCGTCTGGCCACCCCGGGCGTGCTGACCGTCGGCACCCTGTCCGACGCCCCGCCGAGCATCTGCATCAACGCGGCCAGCCAGTTCACCGGTTTCGACAACGAGGTGTTGCGGGCCATCGCGGACAAACTGGGCCTGCGGATCAACTTCGTCGGCACCGATTTCTCCGGGCTGCTGGCCCAGGTCGCCTCGGGCCGTTTCGACGTCGGATCGTCGTCGATCACCACCACCGATGCCCGGCGCCAGACCGTCGGATTCACCAACGGCTATGACTTCGGCTACTTCTCGCTGGTGGTGCCGTCCGGCTCACCGATCACCAGCTTCTCCGAACTGGCTGCCGGCCAGCGGATCGGTGTCGTCCAGGGCACCGTCCAGGAGGCCTACGTGGTGGACACCCTCGGCCTGGATCCGGTGAAGTTCCCGGACTACAACACCGTGTACGGGAGCCTCAAGACCCGCCAGATCGATGCCTGGGTGGCCCCGTCGCAACAGGCCGTCGGAACGGTGCAGCCGGGCGATCCGGTCGAGATCATCGAAAACACGTTCAGCTTGGACAATTTCGTCGCATACGCCGTGGCCAAGGAGAACCAACCGCTGATCGACGCGCTCAACTCCGGGCTGGACGCGGTGATCGCCGACGGCACCTGGTCCCGGCTCTACACCGACTGGGTGCCCCGCGCACTACCGCCGGGCTGGAAGCCCGGCTCCAAAGCCGCACCCGCACCGCAACTTCCGGACTTCGCGGCGATCGCCGCCGAACGGCCGCAGAACACCACACCGGGGGCGCCGACGGCACCCAGATCGGTGCTCGGCCAACTCGCCGATTCCTTCCTGAACTGGGATCTGTACCGCCAGGCCATTCCCGACCTGTTCAAGACCGGCCTGCCCAACACACTGATCCTCACCGCCGGCGCGGCGGTCATCGGTGTGGTGCTGGGCCTGCTGCTGGCGGTCGCCGGGATCTCCCGGTCCCGGTTGCTGCGCTGGCCGGCGCGGGTGTACACCGACATCTTCCGCGGCCTTCCGGAGGTGGTGATCATCCTGATCATCGGGCTGGGCATCGGCCCGATCGTCGGCGGCATCACCGGCAACAATCCGTACCCGCTCGGCATCGCCGCGCTGGGCCTGATGTCGGCGGCCTACGTCGGCGAGATCTTCCGGTCCGGCATCCAGAGTGTGGAGACCGGGCAGATGGAGGCCTCCCGTGCCCTGGGCTTCAGCTACTCGGCCTCGATGCAGCTGGTGATCATCCCGCAGGGGATCCGACGGGTGCTGCCCGCGCTGGTCAACCAGTTCATCTCCCTGCTGAAGGCGTCCTCGCTGGTGTACTTCCTCGGCCTGGTCGCCAATCAGCGCGAGCTCTTCCAGGTCGGGCGCGACCTGAACGCCCAGACCGGGAACCTCTCGCCGCTGGTCGCCGCCGGACTGTTCTACCTGATCCTGACCATTCCGCTCACCCACCTGGTCAACGTCATCGACGCCCGGCTGCGCACCGGGAAACAGCCCGCCCCCATCCAAGAGGAGATGATCTGA
- a CDS encoding Ig-like domain-containing protein, with product MPIGDTRTGSPARRWLQLGVASAGMGAAMWGLSIAGPQVGTAEADTGGKSSAASSASASDGQRSVRSVRTVRSAGDPRRAARAAHTETDFDAESPTVDERPARGLGKDGKDAKEVAGTAGAPELTVEPTEVTNTAAPQNVPDAAPVPSPTRSWQSPYQRWVARSLDAWTTSSLAWIDSLQTSDRTKGQLEASFFTVRRTFFNQAPTIDPVQITGVLDGPVTGTVGGYDPDGDRIIYVLTRGPKTGSVQVNRDGTFTYTPGQDFDGVDAFRVTAIDIGFHTNLLQPFRPIGSNPVRSLINQGAVTFDFDYTEGAQYWTSERREALQRSADALILYFRVLNPVVLNYVVRAQDDPDSSTLASAGSALISHEPGYWDTVVQHKLRTGIDVNGTAADGRITWNFGSDWALGDEVGADEFDFQSTAMHELLHSFGFLSMTDEPGDNEGRNWATLDRFLVTANGRRPIDRNLDWDTDYDAILTGQDGGLYVGGRYARAAYGGRAVPLYTPSPWEGGSSGSHTDDKTFMDAGQLMMNAKTGEGLGVRVLSAMEIGILRDIGYTVVMVLPVSG from the coding sequence ATGCCCATCGGGGATACCAGGACCGGTTCGCCCGCTCGGCGGTGGCTGCAGCTCGGTGTCGCATCGGCGGGAATGGGCGCCGCCATGTGGGGGCTCTCTATCGCTGGGCCCCAGGTGGGCACCGCCGAGGCGGACACCGGGGGTAAGTCCTCGGCAGCGTCGAGTGCCTCCGCATCCGATGGTCAGCGCTCGGTTCGATCCGTGCGGACGGTCCGGTCGGCGGGGGATCCGCGGCGCGCGGCACGTGCGGCGCACACCGAGACCGACTTCGATGCCGAATCGCCCACCGTCGACGAGCGGCCCGCCCGCGGACTCGGCAAGGACGGCAAGGACGCCAAGGAAGTCGCCGGCACAGCCGGCGCCCCGGAACTGACGGTCGAGCCGACCGAGGTCACGAACACCGCTGCGCCACAAAATGTTCCGGACGCGGCTCCGGTTCCGTCGCCGACCAGATCGTGGCAGAGTCCGTACCAGCGCTGGGTGGCCCGCTCACTGGATGCCTGGACCACCAGCAGCCTGGCCTGGATCGACTCGTTGCAGACCTCGGACCGGACCAAGGGCCAACTGGAGGCGTCGTTCTTCACCGTCCGGCGCACGTTCTTCAACCAGGCGCCCACCATCGATCCGGTGCAGATCACCGGGGTGCTCGACGGCCCGGTCACCGGCACCGTGGGCGGGTACGACCCCGACGGTGACCGGATCATCTACGTGCTGACCCGCGGACCCAAGACGGGCAGTGTGCAGGTCAACCGGGACGGCACCTTCACCTACACCCCCGGCCAGGACTTCGACGGTGTGGACGCGTTCCGGGTCACCGCCATCGATATCGGATTCCACACCAATCTGCTGCAGCCGTTCCGCCCGATCGGCAGCAACCCGGTGCGGTCGCTGATCAACCAGGGCGCCGTGACGTTCGACTTCGACTACACCGAAGGCGCGCAGTACTGGACTTCCGAGCGCCGGGAGGCGCTGCAGCGCTCCGCCGATGCGCTGATCCTCTACTTCCGGGTGCTCAACCCGGTGGTGCTCAACTACGTCGTGCGGGCCCAGGACGATCCGGACTCGTCCACCCTGGCATCCGCCGGCAGCGCACTGATCAGCCATGAACCCGGGTACTGGGACACCGTGGTGCAGCACAAGCTGCGCACCGGTATCGACGTGAACGGTACGGCCGCCGACGGCCGGATCACCTGGAATTTCGGTAGCGATTGGGCGCTCGGCGACGAAGTCGGTGCCGACGAATTCGACTTTCAGTCGACCGCAATGCACGAACTGCTGCACTCGTTCGGGTTCCTGTCCATGACCGACGAACCCGGCGACAACGAGGGCCGCAACTGGGCGACGCTGGACCGGTTCCTGGTCACCGCGAATGGGCGCCGTCCGATCGACCGGAACCTCGACTGGGACACCGACTACGACGCAATCCTCACCGGTCAGGACGGCGGGCTCTACGTCGGTGGCCGCTATGCACGGGCGGCGTACGGCGGCAGGGCGGTCCCGCTGTACACCCCGTCGCCGTGGGAGGGCGGCAGTTCGGGCAGCCACACCGACGACAAGACCTTCATGGACGCCGGGCAGCTGATGATGAACGCCAAGACCGGGGAGGGGCTGGGCGTCCGGGTCCTCAGCGCGATGGAGATCGGCATCCTGCGCGATATCGGCTACACCGTGGTGATGGTGCTGCCGGTCAGCGGCTGA
- a CDS encoding PhoX family protein, which translates to MTLAPLNLFVAHRGRSSRQHITCRNRCGDACSRPAPNSSDNEYFGDIVAAMSRRSALRVGGVAVLAIGAGSVLAACGTGEKPAATETSISPAAAPDSPAGMRFDSVAVNTEDAVVIPDGYQQRVVIGWGDPVLPGAPVFDIAGQTGAAQRQQFGFNNDFAALLPITGRPDRFLLVVNHEYNSPQFMFPGYDPDAPTREQFDVEVAALGLSVVEVERSPQGGLRPVLGRYNRRITADTPFILDGPAAGADTVKTVADPTGRAVLGTFANCAGGVTPWGTVLSGEENFHTYFGSAEGTALPDPDKAKRYGVLAEPSEHRWETFDPRFDLGATPNEVNRFGCVIEVDPWDPASVPVKHSALGRFKHEGATVHVTDDGTVVVYTGDDERFDYMYKFVSANKIRPGDTAHNMRLLSEGTLYVATLSGQNPGSGTWIPLLHSGTDVAESLVDGFTAQDVAVFTRLAADRAGATKMDRPEDFEANPKTGKVYVALTNNDKRGTEGKPGPDGANPRNENKNGQVLEITDDHAGTTFTWDLLLVCGDPAAADTYYGGFDKSKVSPISCPDNLAFDSQGNLWISTDGNALEGNDGLFAVALDGPNRGETKQFLTVPIGAETCGPVVTDDLITVSVQHPGEGDEYSLDNPLSHWPDGGGAPARPAVVAVWRDNGNIGV; encoded by the coding sequence ATGACGCTTGCACCGTTGAATCTCTTTGTCGCGCACCGGGGACGGTCGTCGCGCCAACACATCACCTGCCGCAACCGGTGCGGGGACGCCTGTTCCAGGCCGGCGCCCAACTCCAGCGACAACGAGTACTTCGGCGATATCGTGGCGGCGATGTCGCGCCGATCTGCGCTGCGCGTCGGTGGTGTCGCGGTGCTGGCGATCGGCGCGGGGTCGGTGTTGGCCGCCTGCGGTACCGGCGAAAAGCCCGCCGCCACCGAGACTTCCATCTCCCCTGCCGCCGCGCCCGATTCCCCCGCGGGGATGCGCTTCGACAGCGTCGCGGTCAACACCGAAGACGCGGTGGTGATCCCGGACGGCTACCAGCAGCGCGTGGTGATCGGCTGGGGCGACCCGGTGCTGCCCGGCGCACCGGTGTTCGACATCGCCGGGCAGACCGGCGCCGCGCAGCGTCAGCAGTTCGGTTTCAACAACGATTTCGCTGCGCTGTTGCCCATCACCGGACGGCCCGACCGCTTCCTGCTCGTGGTCAACCACGAATACAACAGCCCACAGTTCATGTTCCCCGGCTACGACCCCGACGCCCCGACCCGCGAGCAGTTCGACGTGGAGGTCGCCGCGCTGGGGCTCTCGGTCGTCGAGGTGGAACGCAGCCCGCAGGGCGGACTGCGACCCGTGCTGGGCCGCTACAACCGCCGCATCACCGCCGACACCCCGTTCATCCTGGACGGCCCGGCCGCCGGCGCCGACACCGTCAAGACCGTCGCCGACCCCACCGGCCGGGCCGTGCTGGGCACCTTCGCCAACTGTGCCGGTGGTGTAACACCCTGGGGGACCGTCCTTTCCGGTGAGGAGAACTTCCACACCTACTTCGGTTCGGCCGAAGGCACCGCGCTCCCCGACCCGGACAAGGCCAAGCGCTACGGCGTGCTGGCCGAACCCTCGGAACACAGATGGGAGACGTTCGACCCGCGCTTCGATCTGGGGGCCACCCCCAACGAGGTGAACCGCTTCGGCTGCGTCATCGAGGTCGACCCCTGGGACCCGGCGTCGGTGCCGGTGAAACACTCCGCACTCGGCCGGTTCAAACACGAGGGCGCCACCGTCCACGTCACCGACGACGGCACCGTGGTGGTGTACACCGGCGACGACGAGCGTTTCGACTACATGTACAAGTTCGTCTCGGCCAACAAGATCCGACCCGGCGATACCGCGCACAACATGCGACTGCTGTCCGAGGGCACGCTGTACGTCGCGACGTTGTCCGGGCAGAACCCGGGCAGCGGTACCTGGATCCCGCTGCTGCACTCCGGGACCGACGTCGCCGAGTCCCTGGTCGACGGTTTCACCGCGCAGGACGTCGCGGTGTTCACCCGGCTGGCCGCCGACCGGGCGGGTGCCACCAAGATGGACCGGCCCGAGGATTTCGAGGCGAACCCGAAGACCGGAAAGGTCTACGTCGCGCTGACCAACAACGACAAGCGCGGCACCGAGGGCAAGCCCGGGCCCGACGGGGCCAATCCGCGCAACGAGAACAAGAACGGTCAGGTCCTGGAGATCACCGATGACCATGCCGGCACCACCTTCACCTGGGACCTGCTGCTGGTGTGCGGGGATCCGGCCGCGGCCGACACCTACTACGGCGGCTTCGACAAGTCCAAGGTCAGTCCGATCTCCTGCCCGGACAACCTGGCCTTCGACAGCCAGGGCAACCTGTGGATCTCCACCGACGGGAACGCGTTGGAGGGCAACGACGGTCTGTTCGCCGTGGCCTTGGACGGACCCAACCGCGGTGAGACCAAGCAGTTTCTCACGGTGCCGATCGGCGCGGAGACGTGCGGGCCGGTGGTCACCGACGACTTGATCACCGTCAGCGTTCAGCACCCTGGCGAGGGCGATGAGTACAGCCTGGACAACCCGCTTTCACACTGGCCGGACGGGGGCGGCGCGCCGGCCCGGCCCGCGGTGGTGGCGGTGTGGCGGGACAACGGCAACATCGGCGTCTGA
- the ggh gene encoding glucosylglycerate hydrolase: MPPDPSFAPTQLAARAAYLLRGNDLGVMTTAAPLLYPHMWSWDAAFVAIGLAPLSVERAVVELDTLLSAQWGNGMIPHIVFANGVDGYFPGPARWATSALAEHAPRTRHTSGITQPPVHAIAVQRILDRAKTRGRSTRAVAEAFLDRRWDDLVRWHRWLAECRDLRGHGRVTLYHGWESGMDNSPRWDSAYANVVPGTVPEYQREDNKINTDATQRPSDLEYDRYLWLLEEMKAARYDDELLAKTMSFAVEDVFVSAIFSVACTVLAEIGEDYKRSPADVRDLYRWAEKFRAGVVDATDERTGAARDFDVRADRWVATETVAQFAPLLCGGLPHDKERALLKLLEGPRFCSHPDLRYALIPTTSPVSRDFRPREYWRGPVWPVTTWLFSWCFARRGWSERSLALRQEGLRQASDGTFAEYYEPFTGEPLGSMQQSWTAAAVLDWLG, encoded by the coding sequence ATGCCACCGGACCCAAGCTTCGCTCCCACCCAGCTCGCGGCGCGCGCGGCGTATCTGCTGCGCGGTAATGACCTGGGCGTGATGACCACCGCCGCGCCCCTGCTGTACCCGCACATGTGGAGCTGGGACGCGGCGTTCGTCGCCATCGGCCTGGCCCCGCTCAGCGTGGAACGCGCCGTCGTCGAACTGGACACCCTGCTGTCGGCGCAGTGGGGCAACGGGATGATCCCGCACATCGTGTTCGCCAACGGTGTGGACGGGTACTTCCCCGGGCCGGCGCGCTGGGCCACCTCCGCGCTGGCCGAGCACGCGCCGCGCACCCGGCACACGTCGGGTATCACCCAGCCGCCGGTGCACGCCATCGCCGTGCAGCGCATCCTGGATCGGGCCAAGACCCGCGGCCGCTCCACCCGGGCGGTCGCCGAGGCCTTCCTGGACCGGCGCTGGGACGATCTGGTGCGCTGGCACCGCTGGCTGGCCGAGTGCCGCGACCTGCGGGGGCACGGTCGCGTCACGCTGTACCACGGCTGGGAGTCCGGGATGGACAACTCGCCGCGCTGGGACAGTGCCTACGCGAACGTGGTCCCCGGCACCGTGCCGGAGTACCAGCGCGAGGACAACAAGATCAACACCGACGCCACCCAACGGCCCTCGGACCTGGAGTACGACCGTTACCTGTGGCTGTTGGAGGAGATGAAGGCCGCTCGCTACGACGACGAACTGCTCGCCAAGACCATGAGCTTCGCGGTCGAGGACGTGTTCGTCTCGGCGATCTTCTCGGTGGCGTGCACCGTGCTCGCCGAGATCGGCGAGGACTACAAACGCTCACCCGCCGACGTCCGCGACCTGTACCGCTGGGCCGAGAAGTTCCGCGCCGGCGTCGTCGATGCCACCGACGAACGTACCGGCGCGGCAAGGGATTTCGATGTCCGCGCGGACCGGTGGGTGGCCACCGAGACGGTCGCCCAGTTCGCCCCGCTGCTGTGCGGCGGGTTGCCCCACGACAAGGAACGGGCGCTGCTCAAGCTGCTGGAGGGCCCGCGCTTCTGCAGCCACCCGGATCTGCGCTATGCGTTGATCCCGACGACGTCACCGGTATCCCGGGACTTCCGGCCGCGCGAGTATTGGCGCGGGCCGGTCTGGCCGGTGACCACGTGGCTGTTCTCCTGGTGCTTCGCGCGGCGCGGCTGGTCCGAGCGGTCCCTGGCGTTGCGCCAGGAGGGGCTGCGCCAGGCCAGCGACGGCACCTTCGCCGAGTACTACGAGCCGTTCACCGGGGAACCGCTGGGCAGCATGCAGCAGTCCTGGACCGCCGCGGCGGTGCTGGACTGGCTGGGGTGA
- a CDS encoding LLM class F420-dependent oxidoreductase codes for MTSSPRPIRIGVQLQPQHSPTYGHIRDAVRRAEDIGIDVAFNWDHFFPLYGDPDGAHYECWTMLAAWAEQTSRLEIGALVTCNSYRNPDLLADMARTVDNISDGRLILGIGSGWKQKDYDEYGYDFGTAGSRIDDLTAALPRITARLGKLNPAPLRDIPILIGGQGERKTLRLVAEHAHIWHGFTDGDTYPAKAAVLDRHCADVGRDPAAIERSSGVPETSVEAALAGAQTLVDLGVTLLTVGVNGPDYDLSIAEALVKWRDDRAAG; via the coding sequence ATGACTTCCTCTCCGCGCCCCATCCGCATCGGCGTCCAACTGCAGCCCCAGCACTCCCCCACCTACGGCCACATCCGCGACGCGGTGCGCCGGGCCGAGGACATCGGCATCGACGTCGCGTTCAACTGGGACCACTTCTTCCCGCTGTACGGCGACCCGGACGGCGCGCACTACGAATGCTGGACGATGCTGGCCGCCTGGGCCGAGCAGACCTCGCGGCTGGAGATCGGCGCGCTGGTCACCTGCAACTCCTACCGCAACCCCGACCTGCTCGCCGACATGGCGCGCACCGTCGACAACATCTCCGACGGCCGCCTCATCCTGGGCATCGGATCCGGTTGGAAACAAAAGGATTACGACGAGTACGGCTACGACTTCGGCACCGCGGGCAGCCGCATCGACGACCTGACCGCCGCACTGCCGCGCATCACCGCACGGTTGGGAAAGCTCAATCCCGCTCCGCTGCGCGACATCCCGATCCTGATCGGCGGGCAGGGCGAGCGCAAGACGTTACGCCTGGTCGCCGAGCACGCCCACATCTGGCACGGCTTCACCGACGGTGACACCTACCCGGCCAAGGCCGCGGTGCTCGACCGGCACTGCGCCGATGTGGGCCGTGATCCCGCCGCCATCGAACGCTCCTCGGGTGTGCCGGAGACGAGCGTGGAGGCCGCACTGGCCGGCGCGCAGACACTCGTCGACCTCGGTGTGACGCTGCTTACCGTCGGCGTCAACGGGCCCGACTACGACCTGAGTATCGCCGAGGCTCTGGTGAAGTGGCGCGACGACCGGGCCGCCGGCTGA
- a CDS encoding alpha/beta fold hydrolase, with protein MAISDDDLLDLDEFALLPENAEQLGLSGPLPSAQRLHLGPISAIKWGDADPEVVFLHGGGQNAHTWDTVILGLGLPALALDLPGHGRSAWREDGDYGPKLNAETVKPVLREHAPGARLVVGMSLGGLTALRVAASEPALVPELVLVDVTPSAPERHEQMSKAQLGAVALVQGERTFDSFQAMLDVTVAAAPHRDRNSLRRGVFHNAKRLDDGTWTWRYDSMRKGVTDMSAGLPDSFLGLWDDVPSITMPTTLVRGANSYFVNDEDAAAFADGAPGFRQTHIVEGAGHSVQGDQPAKLVEILRGIVSR; from the coding sequence ATGGCCATCTCAGACGACGACCTGCTGGACCTCGACGAGTTCGCGTTGCTCCCGGAGAATGCCGAACAGCTCGGGCTCAGCGGCCCACTGCCGTCCGCGCAGCGGCTGCACCTCGGCCCGATCAGCGCCATCAAATGGGGCGACGCCGACCCGGAGGTGGTGTTCCTGCACGGCGGCGGGCAGAACGCGCACACCTGGGACACCGTCATCCTCGGGCTCGGCCTGCCGGCGCTGGCGCTGGACCTGCCCGGGCACGGCCGCTCGGCCTGGCGCGAGGACGGCGACTACGGCCCCAAACTCAACGCCGAAACCGTCAAACCGGTGCTGCGCGAGCACGCCCCCGGCGCCCGGCTGGTGGTCGGTATGTCGCTGGGCGGGCTGACCGCGCTGCGGGTGGCCGCGTCCGAACCGGCGCTGGTGCCCGAACTGGTGCTCGTCGACGTCACCCCGTCGGCACCGGAGCGGCACGAGCAGATGTCCAAGGCCCAGCTGGGTGCGGTCGCGCTGGTGCAGGGTGAGCGGACCTTCGACAGCTTCCAGGCGATGCTCGACGTGACCGTCGCCGCCGCCCCGCACCGTGATCGTAACTCGTTGCGCCGCGGCGTTTTCCACAATGCCAAGCGGCTCGACGACGGCACCTGGACCTGGCGCTACGACTCGATGCGCAAGGGTGTCACCGATATGAGTGCGGGGCTGCCGGACTCGTTCCTCGGCCTCTGGGACGACGTCCCGTCCATCACCATGCCGACCACGCTGGTGCGCGGGGCGAACTCCTACTTCGTCAACGACGAGGACGCGGCGGCCTTCGCCGACGGCGCCCCCGGCTTCCGGCAGACCCACATCGTCGAGGGCGCCGGGCATTCGGTGCAGGGCGATCAGCCGGCCAAGCTGGTCGAGATCCTGCGGGGCATCGTCAGCCGCTGA
- a CDS encoding amino acid ABC transporter ATP-binding protein → MATPELAAVSLGAKDIHLSFGGNAVLRGVDLDVPAGTTTAVIGPSGSGKSTLLRTLNRLYEPDKGDILLDGRSVLGDNPDQLRQRIGMVFQQFNLFPHRTVLDNVTLAPRKLKGMSADAARELGLAQLDRVGLRHKADVRPATLSGGQQQRVAIARALAMAPQVMFFDEATSALDPELVKGILELIADLGSTGMTMVVVTHEMAFARSAADAVVFMDHGKVVESGPPEQIFEHAETERLQRFLDQVI, encoded by the coding sequence ATGGCGACCCCGGAGTTGGCAGCAGTTTCGCTGGGCGCCAAGGACATTCACCTCTCCTTCGGCGGCAACGCGGTCCTGCGCGGTGTCGACCTGGACGTCCCCGCCGGCACCACCACCGCCGTCATCGGCCCGTCCGGATCGGGCAAGTCCACGCTGTTGCGCACCCTGAACCGGCTCTACGAACCCGACAAGGGCGACATCCTGCTGGACGGCAGATCGGTGCTCGGGGACAACCCCGATCAACTCCGGCAGCGCATCGGCATGGTGTTCCAGCAGTTCAACCTGTTCCCGCACCGCACCGTGCTGGACAACGTGACACTCGCGCCGCGAAAGCTCAAGGGGATGTCCGCCGACGCCGCGCGCGAACTCGGCCTGGCGCAACTGGACCGGGTCGGACTGCGGCACAAGGCCGATGTCCGGCCGGCCACCCTGTCGGGCGGACAGCAGCAGCGGGTGGCGATCGCCCGGGCGCTGGCGATGGCCCCGCAGGTGATGTTCTTCGACGAGGCCACCTCGGCGCTGGATCCCGAGCTGGTCAAGGGAATCCTGGAGCTGATCGCCGACCTGGGGTCCACCGGGATGACGATGGTGGTGGTGACCCACGAGATGGCCTTCGCCCGATCTGCCGCCGACGCCGTCGTCTTCATGGACCACGGCAAGGTCGTCGAATCCGGCCCGCCGGAGCAGATCTTCGAACACGCCGAGACCGAGCGGTTGCAGCGGTTCTTGGACCAGGTCATCTGA
- a CDS encoding MarR family winged helix-turn-helix transcriptional regulator, translating to MVETDPQAGELAGELQRVLSKLFSVLRRGDTNRGASNTGAGDLTLAQLSILLTLLECGPIRMTDLAAHERVRTPTTTVAIRRLEKLGLVKRSRDPSDLRAVLVEVTPRGLVQHREALDTRRAFLANMLAALSPEDQATLASALGSLDRLADQAQS from the coding sequence ATGGTCGAGACCGATCCGCAGGCCGGCGAACTGGCTGGAGAGCTGCAACGTGTGCTCTCCAAACTGTTTTCGGTGCTGCGACGTGGTGACACCAACCGCGGCGCCAGCAATACCGGCGCCGGGGACCTGACGCTCGCGCAGCTCTCTATCCTGCTGACCCTGCTGGAATGCGGCCCGATCCGGATGACCGACCTGGCCGCCCACGAGCGGGTTCGCACACCCACCACCACGGTCGCCATCCGGCGACTGGAGAAATTGGGTCTGGTCAAACGGTCCCGCGACCCGTCGGATCTGCGTGCCGTGCTCGTCGAGGTGACCCCGAGAGGTCTGGTGCAGCACCGCGAGGCCCTGGATACCCGGCGTGCCTTCCTGGCCAACATGCTGGCCGCGCTCAGCCCCGAGGACCAGGCGACCCTGGCGTCGGCCCTGGGCTCCCTGGACCGGCTGGCCGATCAAGCTCAGTCCTGA
- a CDS encoding GntR family transcriptional regulator: MPKKYGVKEKDLVVSYVVNSILTGKLRSGDRLDRNEIAAELGISRVPIQEAVVQLEHDGILATQYHRGAFIQRFDAEVLREHHELYGVLHGIAAARAATAGRPELHTTLRTLTANLRNSRDPRTFHETAELYRQAVTEAHSGPRLQAAIAAAHTFIPPAFWAAHLDAPGELLEHYRAQTAAITARDPGAARAACVAASEVLGTIMLTELVRRGVLEMS, encoded by the coding sequence ATGCCCAAGAAGTACGGGGTCAAAGAAAAGGACCTGGTTGTCAGCTACGTGGTGAACTCGATCCTGACCGGGAAACTGCGCTCGGGGGATCGGTTGGACCGCAACGAGATCGCCGCCGAGCTGGGGATCAGCAGGGTTCCCATTCAGGAAGCCGTGGTGCAGCTCGAGCACGACGGGATCCTCGCGACCCAGTACCACCGCGGCGCCTTCATCCAGCGCTTCGACGCCGAGGTGCTGCGTGAACACCATGAGCTCTACGGTGTGCTCCACGGCATCGCCGCGGCCCGCGCCGCCACCGCGGGCCGACCGGAGCTGCACACCACGCTGCGGACACTGACCGCGAACCTGCGGAACAGCCGGGACCCCCGCACCTTCCACGAAACCGCGGAGCTGTACCGGCAGGCGGTCACCGAAGCACACAGCGGCCCGCGGCTGCAGGCCGCCATCGCGGCGGCGCACACGTTCATACCGCCCGCGTTCTGGGCCGCTCATCTGGACGCACCGGGCGAGTTGCTCGAGCACTACCGGGCGCAGACCGCGGCCATCACGGCCCGGGATCCGGGTGCGGCGCGGGCCGCCTGCGTCGCGGCCTCGGAGGTGTTGGGCACCATCATGCTGACCGAACTGGTGCGCCGCGGAGTACTCGAAATGAGTTGA